The Montipora capricornis isolate CH-2021 chromosome 6, ASM3666992v2, whole genome shotgun sequence genome has a window encoding:
- the LOC138051760 gene encoding adenosine receptor A2a-like — protein sequence MSLLGKYPCNNMPAPTFLSFATTSCTVLITAVATVGNILVILAVCLNPNKDLRSPFNYFVANLCFADLLVGVVTAPLATGFHIREGLGMANDRFKDSMSMTFFIPCTASLLSLTALALDRYVAITYPLIYRTKLNPTRALLVSMVVWIVSILLCMLYFVVGYNRYRFIFATTAVGTTFVVLMFTNAKIFKYLRFQVKLWDDLHDSSEESLAKKRAMEWEKKITKTLVIVIVLFLACYLPSCVCIYIINFCTDCNCEFIHWVRDFQFVLVMANSGVNPFVYAWKLQHFRKSFKSILMCRACARRVRPISLKTQSSMAITDTTRGRNDNQLETSL from the coding sequence ATGTCTCTTCTAGGCAAATATCCGTGTAATAACATGCCAGCCCCCACGTTTCTATCCTTCGCAACAACCTCCTGCACGGTTTTGATTACTGCTGTGGCGACAGTTGGAAACATCCTGGTGATTCTTGCAGTTTGCCTAAATCCCAACAAAGACTTGAGATCGCCGTTTAACTATTTCGTAGCCAATCTGTGTTTTGCTGATCTTCTTGTTGGTGTAGTTACTGCTCCTCTGGCCACTGGCTTTCACATCAGGGAAGGACTCGGAATGGCAAACGATCGCTTTAAAGACTCGATGAGTATGACTTTCTTCATTCCTTGCACCGCTTCGCTTCTCAGCTTAACAGCTTTAGCACTGGATCGTTATGTAGCAATTACATACCCTCTCATCTACAGAACCAAGCTAAACCCAACCCGCGCATTGCTAGTATCGATGGTTGTGTGGATTGTATCGATTTTGCTATGCATGCTTTACTTCGTTGTTGGATACAACCGATATCGATTTATATTCGCCACCACAGCTGTAGGTACAACCTTTGTGGTGTTGATGTTCACAAACGCAAAAATTTTCAAGTATTTGCGATTTCAAGTCAAACTATGGGATGATTTGCACGACAGCTCCGAGGAGAGCCTGGCGAAGAAACGCGCGATGGAGTgggaaaagaaaataacaaagacGCTCGTTATTGTAATAGTGCTATTCTTAGCTTGTTATCTGCCGTCCTGTGTTTGCATTTATATCATAAACTTCTGTACCGATTGCAATTGCGAGTTCATTCACTGGGTGAGAGATTTTCAGTTTGTGTTGGTAATGGCAAATTCGGGAGTGAATCCCTTTGTCTATGCTTGGAAGCTTCAACACTTCCGAAAGTCTTTTAAAAGTATCTTAATGTGTCGAGCATGCGCAAGGCGGGTAAGGCCCATTTCTCTTAAAACTCAGTCGTCGATGGCGATTACAGATACAACAAGAGGACGTAATGATAACCAACTAGAAACTAGTTTATAG